The proteins below are encoded in one region of Centropristis striata isolate RG_2023a ecotype Rhode Island chromosome 12, C.striata_1.0, whole genome shotgun sequence:
- the LOC131981433 gene encoding protocadherin alpha-3-like has protein sequence MEQRRCERRRERGCLLGCVVAVLLWSVASAQIRYSISEEVNEGTVVGNIAKDLGLDKNTLKDRKYRIVSSDPDPLFNVNQHDGILYVSRKIDREEVCAQSSTCLLNLKTVLENPLEVHYVGVEVLDINDHSPAFPEKEKRLEISESVLPGARFQLKASRDADSGHFSVQQYKLSPNDHFRLEVRDKGDDGKIPVVVVQKSLDRETAESHSLVLTALDGGKPPKSGTMNIIVNVLDINDNAPAFTKDGYSVMLDENSPLGTTVIQVNATDLDDGTNGDVVYSFSNSMNMNMLNLFDINPQTGEITVKGLIDYEQKDKYDIEVEASDKGFAPLTTEKTVVIKIVDVNDNAPEIEVTSFSSSIPEDSRPGTTVALISVNDLDSGLNGKVICSISEDVPFTLSPSLQDKMYSLVTKSPLDREKQSQYELTIIAKDAGQPPLSSEKTISVVVADVNDNSPEFSLSPYTFYVTEANEPGASVFSVRASDRDENDNALISYHILRDGREENKLASFLNINSENGDILALKSFDFETLKTFQFQVVATDSGTPSLSSNVTVNVFILDQNDNAPVILYPVSSNGSAEGVEEIPRNVNAGHLVTKVRAYDADIGYNGWLLFSLQEVTDHSLFALDRYTGQIRTLRSFTETDEAEHKLIILVKDNGNVSLSATATVLVKLVEPKEAFAASDVKSATRDEEGTDVTFYLMITLGSVSVLFIISIIVLIAMQCSKSTEYTSKYLQETNYDGTLCHSIQYRSGDKRYMLVGPRMSIGSTIVPGSHANTLVLPDRRRPSGEVRHI, from the coding sequence ATGGAACAAAGAAGATGCGAGAGACGAAGGGAGCGAGGATGTTTGCTCGGCTGCGTGGTTGCTGTGCTGTTGTGGAGCGTGGCCTCGGCGCAAATAAGATATTCCATCTCTGAGGAAGTTAACGAAGGAACTGTGGTCGGAAATATAGCCAAGGATCTAGGGTTggataaaaacacattgaaagaCAGGAAGTATCGGATTGTTTCTAGCGATCCGGACCCCCTTTTCAATGTAAACCAGCACGACGGCATCCTGTATGTGAGCAGGAAGATTGACAGAGAAGAGGTGTGTGCGCAGAGCAGTACGTGTTTACTAAATCTGAAAACTGTTCTAGAAAACCCACTGGAGGTACACTATGTTGGAGTTGAAGTGCTGGATATAAATGACCATTCTCCAGCTTTCCCAGAGAAGGAGAAACGGTTGGAGATTTCAGAGTCCGTGTTACCTGGAGCACGATTTCAGCTAAAAGCCTCACGGGATGCAGACAGCGGTCATTTCTCTGTTCAGCAGTATAAACTCAGCCCCAATGACCACTTCCGTTTGGAAGTGAGGGACAAAGGTGACGATGGAAAAATACCTGTAGTGGTTGTTCAAAAATCTTTAGACAGGGAAACGGCTGAAAGCCACTCATTAGTGCTGACAGCACTGGATGGAGGGAAACCTCCAAAATCTGGTACTATGAATATCATCGTAAATGTTTTGGATATTAATGATAATGCACCTGCATTTACTAAAGATGGCTATTCTGTGATGTTGGATGAAAATTCTCCACTCGGAACAACAGTTATACAAGTAAATGCAACGGATTTAGATGACGGAACAAACGGGGATGTAGTTTACTCATTTAGCAAcagtatgaatatgaatatgctGAACCTATTTGATATCAATCCACAAACGGGGGAAATAACTGTAAAAGGTTTAATAGACTATGAGCAGAAAGACAAATACGATATTGAAGTTGAAGCTTCCGACAAAGGTTTCGCTCCGCTAACCACAGAAAAAACCGTAGTTATCAAGATTGTTGACGTTAATGATAATGCACCTGAGATTGAAGTTACCTCCTTTTCAAGTTCAATCCCTGAAGACTCCAGACCTGGAACTACAGTAGCTCTGATCAGTGTCAATGACTTGGACTCTGGTCTAAATGGAAAAGTTATTTGCTCCATAAGTGAGGATGTTCCGTTTACTTTATCCCCATCATTACAAgacaaaatgtattcattagTCACCAAATCACCTCTGGACAGAGAGAAACAGTCTCAATATGAACTGACAATAATTGCAAAAGATGCTGGTCAGCCTCCATTATCATCTGAGAAGACAATAAGCGTTGTGGTGGCAGATGTGAATGACAACAGTCCAGAGTTTTCACTGAGTCCTTATACTTTCTATGTGACTGAAGCTAATGAACCAGGAgcctctgtgttttctgttagAGCTTCTGATCGAGATGAGAACGACAACGCTCTTATTTCATATCATATTCTCAGAGATGgcagagaagaaaataaattagcTTCATTTCTCAACATTAACTCAGAGAATGGAGATATTTTGGCGCTAAAAAGTTTTGACTTTGAAACACTGAAAACGTTCCAGTTCCAAGTTGTCGCCACAGATTCTGGAACTCCGTCACTAAGCAGCAACGTCACAGTGAACGTGTTCATTCTGGATCAGAACGACAACGCTCCAGTCATCCTGTATCCAGTCAGCTCTAACGGTTCTGCTGAAGGTGTGGAGGAGATTCCCCGCAATGTGAACGCAGGACACTTGGTGACTAAAGTCAGAGCCTATGACGCTGATATAGGATATAACGGCTGGTTACTGTTTTCACTGCAGGAAGTTACTGACCACAGTCTCTTTGCTTTGGACCGCTATACAGGACAGATCAGAACACTTCGCtcattcacagagacagacgAGGCTGAGCATAAACTGATCATACTGGTGAAAGACAATGGCAACGTTTCTCTCTCAGCAACAGCTACTGTGCTTGTCAAACTTGTGGAGCCCAAAGAGGCTTTTGCTGCTTCTGATGTTAAAAGTGCAACAAGAGATGAGGAGGGGACTGATGTGACTTTTTACCTCATGATAACTTTGGGATCAGTTTCTGTACTTTTTATCATCAGTATCATCGTGCTGATTGCAATGCAGTGCTCCAAATCCACAGAGTATACTTCTAAATATCTACAAGAGACTAATTATGATGGGACACTGTGTCACAGCATCCAGTACAGATCTGGAGACAAACGCTACATGTTAGTTGGACCCAGAATGAGTATAGGATCTACTATAGTCCCGGGCAGCCATGCCAACACACTAGTGCTCCCTGACAGGAGACGGCCATCTGGAGAGGTAAggcatatttaa
- the LOC131981434 gene encoding protocadherin alpha-8-like, whose product MEQRRYQPRRERGCLLVCLVAVLLWSVASAQIRYSISEEVNEGTVVGNIAKDLGLDKSTLKDRKYRTVSGNAEPLFHVNQNDGILYVSRKIDREEVCAQSSTCSINLKTVLENPLEVHYVGVEVLDINDHSPAFPEKEKRLDIFESVLPGARFQLKASRDADSGHFSVQQYKLSHNDHFRLEVKDKGDDGKIPILIVQKSLDRESAGSHSLVLTALDGGKPPKSGTMNILVNVLDINDNAPVFTKDVYSVMLDENAPVGTTVIQVNATDLDDGPNGDVMYSFSNSLNQNILNLFDIDALTGEITVKGLIDCEEKDRYEIEIEASDKGLAPLTTDKSVIIKIVDVNDNAPEIEVTSFSNSIPEDSRPGTTVALISVNDLDSGLNGKVICSIGEDVPFTLTPSLQDKMYSLVTKSPLDREKQSHYELTITAKDAGQPPLSSEKTISVVVADVNDNSPEFSLSPYTFYVTEANEPGASVFSVRASDRDENDNALISYHILRDGREENKLASFLNINSENGDILALKSFDFETLKTFQFQVVATDSGTPSLSSNVTVNVFILDQNDNAPVILYPVSSNGSAEGVEEIPRNVNAGHLVTKVRAYDADIGYNGWLLFSLQEVTDHSLFALDRYTGQIRTLRSFTETDEAEHKLIILVKDNGNVSLSATATVLVKLVEPKEAFAASDVKSATRDEEGTDVTFYLMITLGSVSVLFIISIIVLIAMQCSKSTEYTSKYLQETNYDGTLCHSIQYRSGDKRYMLVGPRMSIGSTIVPGSHANTLVLPDRRRPSGEVRHI is encoded by the coding sequence ATGGAACAAAGAAGATACCAGCCACGGAGGGAGCGAGGATGTTTGCTCGTCTGCCTGGTTGCTGTGCTGTTGTGGAGCGTGGCCTCGGCACAAATACGATATTCCATCTCTGAGGAAGTTAACGAAGGAACTGTGGTTGGAAACATAGCAAAAGATCTGGGATTAGATAAAAGCACGCTGAAAGACAGGAAGTATCGGACAGTCTCTGGTAATGCCGAGCCTCTTTTCCATGTAAATCAAAATGATGGCATCCTGTATGTGAGCAGAAAGATTGACAGAGAAGAGGTGTGTGCGCAGAGCAGTACGTGTTCAATAAATCTAAAAACCGTTCTAGAAAACCCACTGGAGGTACACTACGTAGGAGTGGAAGTGCTGGATATAAACGATCATTCTCCAGCTTTCCCCGAGAAAGAAAAACGATTGGACATTTTTGAGTCCGTGTTACCTGGAGCACGATTTCAGTTAAAAGCATCACGGGATGCAGACAGCGGTCATTTCTCCGTGCAGCAGTATAAACTCAGCCACAATGACCACTTCCGTTTGGAAGTTAAGGATAAGGGAGACGATGGTAAAATACCTATATTAATTGTTCAAAAATCTTTGGACAGAGAAAGTGCAGGGAGTCACTCATTGGTACTGACAGCACTGGATGGAGGTAAACCTCCGAAATCTGGTACTATGAATATTTTAGTAAATGTTTTGGATATTAATGATAATGCACCTGTATTTACTAAAGATGTTTACTCTGTGATGCTGGATGAAAATGCTCCAGTAGGTACAACAGTAATACAAGTGAATGCAACTGATTTAGATGACGGACCAAATGGAGATGTTATGTATTCATTTAGCAACAGTTTgaatcaaaatattttaaacctATTTGATATTGATGCATTAACAGGTGAGATAACAGTTAAAGGTTTAATAGATTGTGAGGAGAAGGACAGATATGAAATTGAAATCGAGGCATCTGATAAAGGCCTGGCTCCTCTTACAACAGACAAAAGCGTCATTATTAAGATAGTTGACGTTAATGATAATGCACCTGAAATTGAAGTTACCTCCTTTTCAAATTCAATCCCTGAAGACTCGAGACCTGGAACTACAGTAGCTCTAATCAGTGTCAATGACTTGGACTCTGGTCTAAATGGAAAAGTTATTTGCTCCATAGGTGAGGATGTTCCGTTTACTTTAACACCATCTTTACAAgacaaaatgtattcattagTGACCAAATCACCTCTGGACAGAGAGAAACAGTCACATTATGAACTGACAATAACTGCAAAAGATGCTGGTCAGCCTCCATTATCATCTGAGAAGACAATAAGCGTTGTGGTGGCAGATGTGAATGACAACAGTCCAGAGTTTTCACTGAGTCCTTATACTTTCTATGTGACTGAAGCTAATGAACCAGGAgcctctgtgttttctgttagAGCTTCTGATCGAGATGAGAACGACAACGCTCTTATTTCATATCATATTCTCAGAGATGgcagagaagaaaataaattagcTTCCTTTCTTAATATAAACTCAGAGAATGGAGATATATTGGCGCTGAAAAGTTTTGACTTTGAAACACTGAAAACGTTCCAGTTCCAAGTTGTCGCCACAGATTCTGGAACTCCGTCACTAAGCAGCAACGTCACAGTGAACGTGTTCATTCTGGATCAGAACGACAACGCTCCAGTCATCCTGTATCCAGTCAGCTCTAACGGTTCTGCTGAAGGTGTGGAGGAGATTCCCCGCAATGTGAACGCAGGACACTTGGTGACTAAAGTCAGAGCCTATGACGCTGATATAGGATATAACGGCTGGTTACTGTTTTCACTGCAGGAAGTTACTGACCACAGTCTCTTTGCTTTGGACCGCTATACAGGACAGATCAGAACACTTCGCtcattcacagagacagacgAGGCTGAGCATAAACTGATCATACTGGTGAAAGACAATGGCAACGTTTCTCTCTCAGCAACAGCTACTGTGCTTGTCAAACTTGTGGAGCCCAAAGAGGCTTTTGCTGCTTCTGATGTTAAAAGTGCAACAAGAGATGAGGAGGGGACTGATGTGACTTTTTACCTCATGATAACTTTGGGATCAGTTTCTGTACTTTTTATCATCAGTATCATCGTGCTGATTGCAATGCAGTGCTCCAAATCCACAGAGTATACTTCTAAATATCTACAAGAGACTAATTATGATGGGACACTGTGTCACAGCATCCAGTACAGATCTGGAGACAAACGCTACATGTTAGTTGGACCCAGAATGAGTATAGGATCTACTATAGTCCCGGGCAGCCATGCCAACACACTAGTGCTACCTGACAGGAGACGGCCATCTGGAGAGGTAAGGCATATTTAA
- the LOC131981436 gene encoding protocadherin alpha-3-like, whose product MEQRRCERRRERGCLLGCVVAVLLWSVASAQIRYSISEEVNEGTVVGNIAKDLGLDKNTLKDRKYRIVSSDPDPLFHVNQHDGILYVSRKIDREEVCAQSSTCLLNLKTVLENPLEVHYVGVEVLDINDHSPTFPEEEKRLEISESVLPGARFQLKPSRDSDSGHFSVQQYKLSPNDHFRLEVRDKGEDGKIPILVLQKSLDRETAGSNLLVLTALDGGKPPKSGNMNILVKVLDVNDNTPIFSKDVYSVTLSENAPVGTTVIQVNATDLDEGQNGDVFYSFGNSVSSKLFKLFDINPSTGEIIVKGLIDYEQKDKYEIEIEASDKGLAPLTTEKSVIIQIVDVNDNAPEIEVTSFSSSIPEDSRPGTTVALISVNDLDSGLNGKVICSISEDVPFTLTPSLQDKMYSLVTKSPLDREKQSHYELTIIAKDAGQPPLSSEKTISVVVADVNDNSPEFSLSPYTFYVTEANEPGASVFSVRASDRDENDNALISYHILREGTENKLASFLNINSENGDILALKSFDFETLKTFQFQVVATDSGTPSLSSNVTVNVFILDQNDNAPVILYPVSSNGSAEGVEEIPRNVNAGHLVTKVRAYDADIGYNGWLLFSLQEVTDHSLFALDRYTGQIRTLRSFTETDEAEHKLIILVKDNGNVSLSATATVLVKVVEPKEAFAASDVKSATRDEEGTDVTFYLMITLGSVSVLFIISIIVLIAMQCSKSTEYTSKYLQETNYDGTLCHSIQYRSGDKRYMLVGPRMSIGSTIVPGNHANTLVLPDRRRPSGEVRYI is encoded by the coding sequence ATGGAACAAAGAAGATGCGAGAGACGAAGGGAGCGAGGATGTTTGCTCGGCTGCGTGGTTGCTGTGCTGTTGTGGAGCGTGGCCTCGGCACAAATAAGATATTCCATTTCTGAGGAAGTTAACGAAGGAACTGTGGTTGGAAATATAGCCAAGGATCTAGGGTTggataaaaacacattgaaagaCAGGAAGTATCGTATCGTTTCTAGTGATCCGGACCCCCTTTTCCATGTAAACCAGCACGATGGCATTCTGTATGTGAGCAGGAAGATTGACAGAGAAGAGGTGTGCGCGCAGAGCAGTACGTGTTTACTAAATCTGAAAACTGTTCTAGAAAACCCACTGGAGGTACACTATGTTGGAGTTGAAGTGCTGGATATAAATGATCATTCTCCCACTTTCCCAGAGGAGGAGAAACGGTTGGAGATTTCAGAGTCCGTGTTACCTGGAGCACGATTTCAACTTAAACCTTCAAGGGATTCAGACAGCGGTCATTTCTCCGTGCAGCAATATAAACTCAGCCCCAATGACCACTTCCGTTTAGAAGTTAGGGATAAAGGAGAAGATGGTAAAATACCAATATTAGTTTTACAAAAATCTCTGGACAGGGAAACAGCAGGAAGTAACCTGTTGGTGCTAACGGCTCTAGATGGAGGGAAACCTCCGAAATCTGGTAATATGAATATTCTTGTAAAAGTTTTGGATGTAAACGATAACACACCCATTTTCTCGAAAGATGTATACTCAGTGACGCTCTCTGAAAATGCTCCAGTAGGCACCACTGTCATACAGGTGAATGCAACTGATTTAGATGAAGGCCAGAATGGAGACGTGTTCTACTCATTTGGTAACAGTGTGAGTAGTAAATTATTTAAGCTTTTTGATATAAATCCATCAACAGGGGAGATCATTGTGAAAGGTCTTATAGACTATGAACAAAAGGACAAGTACGAAATTGAAATTGAGGCATCTGATAAAGGTTTAGCTCCGCTAACTACAGAGAAAAGCGTTATTATCCAGATAGTTGACGTTAATGATAATGCACCTGAGATTGAAGTTACCTCATTTTCAAGTTCAATCCCTGAAGACTCCAGACCTGGAACTACAGTAGCTCTAATCAGTGTCAATGACTTGGACTCTGGTCTAAATGGAAAAGTTATTTGCTCCATAAGTGAGGATGTTCCGTTTACTTTAACACCATCATTACAAgacaaaatgtattcattagTGACCAAATCACCTCTGGACAGAGAGAAACAGTCACATTATGAACTGACAATAATTGCAAAAGATGCTGGTCAGCCTCCATTATCATCTGAGAAGACAATAAGCGTTGTGGTGGCAGATGTGAATGACAACAGTCCAGAGTTTTCACTGAGTCCATATACTTTCTATGTGACTGAAGCTAATGAACCAGGAgcctctgtgttttctgttagAGCTTCTGATCGAGATGAGAACGATAATGCTCTTATTTCATATCATATTCTCAGAGAAggaactgaaaataaattagcTTCATTTCTCAACATTAACTCAGAGAATGGAGATATTTTGGCGTTAAAAAGTTTTGACTTTGAGACACTGAAAACGTTCCAGTTCCAAGTTGTCGCCACAGATTCTGGAACCCCGTCACTAAGCAGCAACGTCACAGTGAACGTGTTCATTCTGGATCAGAACGACAACGCTCCAGTCATCCTGTATCCAGTCAGCTCTAACGGTTCTGCTGAAGGTGTGGAGGAGATTCCCCGCAATGTGAACGCAGGACACTTGGTGACTAAAGTCAGAGCCTATGACGCTGATATAGGATATAACGGCTGGCTACTGTTTTCACTGCAGGAAGTTACTGACCACAGTCTCTTTGCTTTGGACCGCTATACAGGACAGATCAGAACACTTCGCtcattcacagagacagacgAGGCTGAGCATAAACTGATCATACTGGTGAAAGACAATGGCAACGTTTCTCTCTCAGCAACAGCTACTGTGCTTGTCAAAGTTGTGGAGCCCAAAGAGGCTTTTGCTGCTTCTGATGTTAAAAGTGCAACAAGAGATGAGGAGGGGACTGATGTGACTTTTTACCTCATGATAACTTTGGGATCAGTTTCTGTACTTTTTATCATCAGTATCATCGTGCTGATTGCAATGCAGTGCTCCAAATCCACAGAGTATACTTCTAAATATCTACAAGAGACTAATTATGATGGGACACTGTGTCACAGCATCCAGTACAGATCTGGAGACAAACGCTACATGTTAGTTGGACCCAGAATGAGTATAGGATCTACTATAGTCCCGGGCAACCATGCCAACACACTAGTGCTCCCTGACAGGAGACGGCCTTCTGGAGAGGTAAGATACATTTAA
- the LOC131981437 gene encoding protocadherin alpha-8-like, producing the protein MEQRRCERRRERGCLLGCVVAVLLWSVASAQIRYSISEEVNEGTVVGNIAKDLGLDKNTLKDRKYRIVSSNAEPLFHVNQNDGILYVSRKIDREEVCAQSSTCLINLKTVLENPLEVHYVGVEVLDVNDHSPIFPEREKTLEIFESVLPGVRVPLQQARDPDGGPFSVQQYKLTPNDHFRLEVKDKGEDGKLPILIVQKSLDRETAGRHSLVLTALDGGKPPKSGEMYILVNVLDINDNAPVFSQDQYSVMIDENAPVGTTVIQVNATDLDEGSNGEVVYSFSSIVNRRLLKLFDINPSTGEICVKDSIDYEEKDKYEIEIQASDKGFAPLATQKSVIIKIVDVNDNAPEIEVTSFSSSVPEDSRPGTAVALISVNDLDSGLNGKVICSINADAPFMLQPSLQDKMYSLVTKSPLDREKQSHYELTITAKDAGQPPLSSEKTISVVVADVNDNSPEFALSPYTFYVTEANEPGASVFSVRASDRDENDNALISYHILRDGREENKLASFLNINTENGDISALKSFDFETLKTFQFQVVATDSGTPSLSSNVTVNVFILDQNDNAPVILYPVSSNGSAEGVEEIPRNVNAGHLVTKVRAYDADIGYNGWLLFSLQEVTDHSLFALDRYTGQIRTLRSFTETDEAEHKLIILVKDNGNVSLSATATVLVKVVEPKEAFAASDVKSATRDEEGTDVTFYLMITLGSVSVLFIISIIVLIAMQCSKSTEYTSKYLQETNYDGTLCHSIQYRSGDKRYMLVGPRMSIGSTIVPGSHANTLVLPDRRRPSGEVRLLLVKTVAESQ; encoded by the coding sequence ATGGAACAAAGAAGATGCGAGAGACGAAGGGAGCGAGGATGTTTGCTCGGCTGCGTGGTTGCTGTGCTGTTGTGGAGCGTGGCCTCGGCACAAATAAGATATTCCATCTCTGAGGAAGTTAACGAAGGAACTGTGGTTGGAAATATAGCCAAGGATCTAGGGTTggataaaaacacattgaaagaCAGGAAGTATCGGATTGTTTCTAGTAATGCCGAGCCTCTTTTCCATGTCAATCAAAACGATGGCATCCTGTATGTGAGCAGGAAGATTGACAGAGAAGAGGTGTGTGCGCAGAGCAGTACGTGTTTAATAAATCTGAAAACCGTTCTAGAAAACCCACTGGAGGTTCACTACGTTGGAGTGGAAGTTTTGGATGTGAATGATCATTCTCCCATTttcccagagagagagaaaacgttGGAGATTTTCGAGTCCGTGTTACCTGGAGTACGTGTCCCACTACAACAAGCACGAGATCCAGACGGTGGACCTTTCTCTGTTCAGCAGTATAAACTCACACCCAATGACCATTTCCGTTTGGAAGTTAAGGACAAGGGAGAAGATGGTAAACTGCCTATATTAATTGTGCAAAAATCTTTAGATAGAGAGACAGCGGGACGCCATTCTTTGGTGCTTACAGCACTGGATGGAGGGAAACCTCCGAAATCTGGCGAAATGTATATTCTCGTAAATGTTTTGGATATTAATGATAACGCGCCTGTTTTCTCTCAAGATCAATATTCTGTTATGATCGATGAAAATGCTCCGGTGGGTACAACAGTCATACAAGTAAATGCAACTGATTTAGACGAGGGCTCAAACGGCGAAGTAGTTTACTCATTTAGCAGTATTGTGAACCGTAGGTTATTAAAGCTTTTTGACATCAACCCATCCACGGGTGAAATATGTGTTAAAGACTCAATAGACTATGAGGAAAAGGACAAATATGAgattgaaattcaagcatccGATAAAGGATTTGCTCCACTGGCTACACAAAAAAGCGTAATAATTAAAATAGTTGACGTTAATGATAATGCACCAGAGATTGAAGTTACCTCGTTTTCAAGTTCAGTCCCTGAAGACTCCAGACCTGGAACTGCAGTAGCTCTAATCAGTGTCAATGACTTGGACTCTGGTCTAAATGGAAAAGTTATTTGCTCCATAAATGCGGATGCTCCATTTATGTTACAACCATCCTTAcaagataaaatgtattcattagtGACAAAATCACCTCTGGACAGAGAGAAACAGTCACATTATGAACTGACAATAACTGCAAAAGATGCTGGTCAGCCTCCATTATCATCTGAGAAGACAATAAGCGTTGTGGTGGCAGATGTGAATGACAACAGTCCAGAGTTTGCACTGAGTCCTTATACTTTCTATGTGACTGAAGCTAATGAACCAGGAgcctctgtgttttctgttagAGCTTCTGATCGAGATGAGAACGACAACGCTCTTATTTCATATCATATTCTCAGAGATGgcagagaagaaaataaattagcTTCATTTCTCAACATAAACACTGAAAATGGAGATATTTCAGCGCTGAAAAGTTTTGACTTTGAAACACTGAAAACGTTCCAGTTCCAAGTTGTCGCCACAGATTCTGGAACTCCGTCACTAAGCAGCAACGTCACAGTGAACGTGTTCATTCTGGATCAGAACGACAACGCTCCAGTCATCCTGTATCCAGTCAGCTCTAACGGTTCTGCTGAAGGTGTGGAGGAGATTCCCCGCAATGTGAACGCAGGACACTTGGTGACTAAAGTCAGAGCCTATGACGCTGATATAGGATATAACGGCTGGCTACTGTTTTCACTGCAGGAAGTTACTGACCACAGTCTCTTTGCTTTGGACCGCTATACAGGACAGATCAGAACACTTCGCtcattcacagagacagacgAGGCTGAGCATAAACTGATCATACTGGTGAAAGACAATGGCAACGTTTCTCTCTCAGCAACAGCTACTGTGCTTGTCAAAGTTGTGGAGCCCAAAGAGGCTTTTGCTGCTTCTGATGTTAAAAGTGCAACAAGAGATGAGGAGGGGACTGATGTGACTTTTTACCTCATGATAACTTTGGGATCAGTTTCTGTACTTTTTATCATCAGTATCATCGTGTTGATTGCAATGCAGTGCTCCAAATCCACAGAGTATACTTCTAAATATCTACAAGAGACTAATTATGATGGGACACTGTGTCACAGCATCCAGTACAGATCTGGAGACAAACGCTACATGTTAGTTGGACCCAGAATGAGTATAGGATCTACTATAGTCCCGGGCAGCCATGCCAACACACTAGTGCTCCCTGACAGGAGACGGCCATCTGGAGAGGTAAGACTTTTGCTTGTAAAAACCGTGGCAGAGTCACAATAG